In Monodelphis domestica isolate mMonDom1 chromosome 4, mMonDom1.pri, whole genome shotgun sequence, one DNA window encodes the following:
- the LOC100018679 gene encoding olfactory receptor 52K2-like: MTFSNKTNVHPSTFILIGIPGLETAHIWISIPFCLVYLLALLGNFALLFIIKTDPSLHEPMYLFLCMLAVADLIVCTTAIPKLLSLFWFKDREIRFEACLTQVFLIHSCSTMESGFFLAMAFDRYVAICKPLRHSAILTHTVIGSMGLAVIFRGAVLLCPHPFLLRWLPYCKTNIISHTYCEFMALIKLACAETRIRRAYSLIVAFLTGGLDFILIICSYIFILHTVFQLPSKDARLKTLGTCGSHVCVILVSYTPAFFSFLTHRFGHHIAPHVHIFVANIYLLVPPMVNPIIYGVRTQRIRERILKVFNPLKA; encoded by the coding sequence ATGACATTTTCTAACAAGACCAATGTACATCCTTCCACTTTCATTCTCATTGGAATTCCAGGACTAGAGACTGCTCACATCTGGATCTCCATCCCTTTCTGCCTTGTGTACTTATTGGCTCTACTGGGAAACTTTGCCCTGCTTTTTATCATCAAAACTGACCCAAGCCTTCATGAGCCCATGTACCTCTTCCTGTGCATGTTGGCTGTGGCAGACCTGATTGTTTGTACCACTGCTATTCCCAAGCTTCTCAGCCTCTTCTGGTTCAAAGACAGGGAAATCCGGTTTGAAGCTTGCCTTACACAAGTATTTTTGATTCACTCCTGCTCCACAATGGAATCTGGTTTCTTTCTGGCCATGGCCTTTGATCGCTATGTGGCCATATGCAAACCTCTTAGGCATTCAGCAATCCTGACCCACACAGTCATTGGGAGCATGGGATTGGCTGTTATTTTCCGTGGAGCTGTGCTACTTTGTCCTCACCCCTTTCTACTCAGATGGCTTCCCTACTGCAAAACTAATATCATCTCTCATACCTACTGTGAGTTTATGGCCTTGATCAAGCTGGCCTGTGCTGAGACTAGAATACGGAGAGCTTATAGCCTAATTGTTGCATTCCTTACTGGAGGACTGGATTTCATACTAATCATCTGTTCCTACATTTTCATtctccatactgtcttccagctCCCTTCCAAGGATGCACGTCTCAAAACCCTGGGAACCTGTGGATCTCATGTTTGTGTCATATTAGTTTCCTACACCCCAgcttttttctcattcctcacACACAGATTTGGACACCACATTGCTCCTCACGTCCACATTTTTGTGGCTAACATCTACCTACTAGTTCCACCTATGGTAAATCCTATTATCTATGGGGTAAGGACTCAGAGAATCCGGGAGAGAATCCTCAAAGTTTTTAATCCTCTAAAGGCCTGA